In Raphanus sativus cultivar WK10039 unplaced genomic scaffold, ASM80110v3 Scaffold2021, whole genome shotgun sequence, the DNA window TGTGACGTGGACTAAAATTCTTCAAACTCCAGGAGATAATTCATATTAACAAATACGGTAAAAGGGAAGTTGTTTGAACTATGATTGTTAACAAATGTTTTTTAACATTCATTGTTCATATATTCGATTTTCtcagatttatatatatatcagtttcaccaataatttgtcaaattacGAGTCAGAAaaaaacagcaaaacaaatTGCTGAagttttgtatatttaaatattgtattgCGAAGCGTGTTTTATAAAACACTAGGGGCCACTAGGGGCGTGTCTCTGTTTCCAGTGCCGGCTCTACACATGTGCCGAAGGAGCTTTAGCACAGGGtccttttatttttcaataattttttttaaagaatcaaGATCCTATTTTATCAAATGTATACAGATTTAAGGTTCTGGTTTTGCATTTTAAATACTGGTTGTGCTTTTGATGCTTTACACATGTGTCTTTATGTTTACTGATGATATTGACCTTCCAGTAATTATCTTTCCTTTGATCCGCTTTCTTAGttcttttctttagtttttgaTCGTGCTTTTTTGTATTcggaatatttatttatctcacattttatttttaactcttttctgatatatatttattttgccTAATACACTATAGAATAAAGTGGGGAAAATTAGTCTTTGTTCTTATCACCTTTCATCTccttattttgtcttttttgttataattgtGTTTTAGGTTTAAACTTATGTTGTGATTTAGTTTTCTTTCttaattacattattttaatagtaaaataaatttaatagtaaaaaataataaaatagcaAACTTTTATGCTATTTTTAGTTgtgaatattaaaatatttaaaatatatgtatattaatttatttatttctttatttatcttGAATTTTATCAACCAGTAAAATAGATTATCAAAATTCATAAGTTGATAGTTAATGTGAAAAAATTAGATATGATTAATTGCATATAGAAATCATTTGCGTGCATTAGAGATTAAAATCACAATTAAAAATTTAGGAGTTAATCTGTGGAAAAATGGACAATTATAAAGTGTTATGCCAAATTGCAAAAATctctgaaaaaaaattaaaaatgcagaaaatgaatataaaagGATACATGTCAACAAACATCAATTCCAAATGTcataaaaaatctactttatatatatagattttggaATATAAATTTCATCAGTTCAAATCAATCATCTCATTATTAGGGATCTCGACTTATGTATACGGATTTTATTAGCAGTACAACATGATGGAAATACTTAGAATATTtctaaaagatattttataactttacgtataaattttttgatctacaaaaaaaattcaaaacttcttaactcttcaaaattttataattcataaatatttcaaatttgttttataaaatcaatttttagaaataaaattaaattaaatcttaaaataagttttcttttcaaaaaaacatttagataaCAATAATGTTAAAAGAGAAACTTAAAATTGcactaattaattatattggaactcttataaaagtattatagaataatgtaatattatatttgtaatgtaatatttagttatgtattttactgtatccttttaattatataaatattctatttataaattttagttaaatgtaataaatataaaaatatttaatataaaaaaaattttaaatttaaagttttgattttggtGGTTTCAAAATAGAGCtacttttggagatgctctcaGAGAAAAGCATACGAATTAAAATCTGATCTATGTGTAAAATCACGACGACGTATAACAAGCTTTTCTCTTGTTTctttaaaaccaaaacactgCCTAAAGGCCTATCATTTCTTCTTCGTTTAATTTAATGCATAGAAAGCTGTTTTCAAATCGAAAAAAAGAAATCTGATATGAGTATGAAAACACAGTGTTGGTTTTGTTGGGACTAGAATATAATCATCGTATGATCGAGTGATGGATTAGATCTAATTGCTTAATTATaagatattaaaaattcaaGTCCAAATCAATCAGCGCTgcaaaaaaacaataattattttggAGGAGATGACTCAGTGGTGGCTAGTAATATTAGGTTCGATTCTGCCTGCAAGTTACTTCAGCTGAACTCAGAAGAGGGAGCGTTATATCCTCATCGTCATCTCCAATCCCCAATTTCAAACaataaatcaatattttcaaaatcaaagcgattaaaatgaataaaatagaaacaaaaaaaaagcgtATCGAAATACTATAAAAGAGAAGGCTCAGTTCAGCGGGATTATCGACACAGAAACGAATCTCGAAAGAAACGCCTCATTACGGTCTGTTGAGCTTGAATATTTCCGAGTCGTCactgcctttttttttttttttttctcaatctattttaatgaataaagaTTATCGACAAGAGAACGAAGAAACCAGCAACTAAAACAGAACAGAAAAAAGAACTTATTCAACGGAATCGTAAACAAGATACAATGATTATGAATTGGAATTGATGATTCAAACATACGGCGATTGCTGTTTATTTATATAGTGTGATGAGTAGTAGCTAGGGTTTAGCTAGGTCTTCCTTAGAGGCCCAATTCCGGCCCGTTTAATTCTCGCGGATGTTTTGGTTTAATCTCGGTAcgattttattttggttctCTTGGCATggattttggtttaatttagcTTGTAACTGAAATATTTGGTCTCTTCTTTTCATTACTTACCAACATGATCTACAATAATGCTGGTTTCTAGTTCTAGGACAATGCAACTACAACACTCCATGTGAATAAGAGAAGATAAGATAACGAACCGTCTTTTATGTTTACAAAACCTCTCTACATCAAATATTTATCTACTGACAAGAGATTTTCTGTAACATGGAGTCCCATAATTGACAGAGGATGCCCATAGGCTTCTCAAGCAACCTCATCAGACTTGGCGTGGCAGCAGCAAGGATGGACGTGATGAGAACGCAGTAAAGCTTCACATGATCAGGCGCGACGCTGGTCATGGCCGTGTTGTGGGAGAAGTACATAGCCATCATACAGATCTGAAGCTGGAACCGCAACGGGAACCCGAGGGTGAGAATATTGAGCATAGAGAGCGAAACCGAAAACCCAATCGTGTTGAAGAAGACAAACAGAGTGAAAGCGATTCCGTTAAAGGTCCCCATGATAGACTGCCCTGCTATATGAGCTTGTTGGGCCGGCGTATTCGTCGTCGTGTTCTTGGAAACTTCAGGTGTGTAGCTATCTTGCCAGGTCCCACCTGGTGGAGTCAGGCTGGCTTGGAAGGTGGCTGTGGCGACTAGCGAAGCCACCACCAGTAAAGCGCTGCGTGCCTCTGATGGCGAGTCTCTGTGCTTTTTGAAAGTGAAGTACTTTACAAGATCTTTATGGCTTTGTGCTCTCTCTTGGCATGTGGAAGTTGAAGAAGTGGTTCTTTGGACATTGGTTGTACCACCTCTTTGAGCTCCAGCTTCGGTAAGCTTCTCGTAGATTTCTCTATCACCAGCTTCGCTCGGAAACATAACCAGCAAGTCCAGTGAGGAGAGACACATCTTGTTCATAGCATTCACCTCAAATGTCCTTGACTCTTCTGGTATTGCCTCAACCAACACTTCAATCACCTGTAaggtataaaaaaaatttaaaaaaaaaccaaacaggTTTTGGTTTTACTcttaaaagacaaaacaaaattggTTCTTACCTGGCGATTTTTTCTCCAGGTAGCTAGATGAAGAGCAGTGTTACCCTGTTCATCTTTCTTGTACAACACTTCAATTCGATTCGTCTCCGTGATCAACTCAACAATAGCTATCACCGCTCCAGTCTCTTGGTGCATAACAGCAAGATGCAAAGCAGTTTGACCTTGAACCGTCTCATCTTCTACGCAGTCAACACAGGTTGACACAATCTCTCTGATCACATCGGTTTTGCCTCTCATCGCTGCCACATGAAGTGGAGTCTTCCCATCTCTACCTTTAAGCCGGCAAAACTTCTTGTCGATTCCCAAAATTGCCCTCACGGTCTCTACTTGCCCTGCTCCTGCAGCCGCATGCAGAGGGGTAAAACCTTCTTTGTCCAAATCATAGACTGATGACCTCTGCCGTGGAAACTTCCCGGCCACGACATGCTCTTCACTCCTGGAATTAAAGGGGTTATACAGAGGATCAGTCAGGATCTCTATCGGTTGATGCGTCTCAAAAGCATCCATTTTGGTTATGATGCAaaggagacagagagagagagaacagatGATATTGGTTTGAATATTACCATGATGGTCCATCACGATTTATTATTCTATTACAGAAAACTCCCTTTGACATTTGACTTCGTAGCATATTAAAAGTTCCTTAAATGAAAGAAATGGTTACAAGTGTCAGTTTGACTTTTTAGCATTACACACCATTTGAATTCTAGTTATCTAAGTCCAGACTTTCTGCCTTGAGTCCAGACTCTATGTTCCATTGGGTCAATTTTGCAATTAAGAGGAGAGTTCCTGTTATTATGGGGGAAGAGAAACAAAGAGACTTAAACAAGACTCCTAAACCTATAATTCAAGCCTGTGGAATGAACCCTTTTTCTTCCAGGGAAATGTAACAGTAACCTTTATATCAAAATCATGATGCTAGTAAAAGCTCTTGGAACTGTCAGAGCATCTTTAAAGACCGGGAATAGCCTCCAGGTTATACTTCTCTTCAGCTTTCAGATTTTCACCTTCTACGCTCTCTGGAGACGGTTCCGGCTTCTCCAACGCACTCTGAAGATACATGGAAGAGGTTTGACGGGTTTTGCTGCTAGGATTGCTTATTTGACTAGCAAGAAACCGTCGGATGAGCCCTCTCAGAAACGGAGCCAACGTATCTGGTTCATGTTCTAGGTAATACATTATTCCTCCCATACATGCACAGAATAGAGCCACCTGTTTTCAATTgattgtataaataaaaaagatcagTTCTACTGTTGTTAAAGGGGAAGAACGTTTGAAACAAAGATCCTGGTCCCTTGAATTGTACCTCGGCATTTTTAATATCGGGAAGAACGTGGCGGTTGACAAGTATCTCCCACAGAGAATCTCCTGCTCGAGGAAGAACATAGAGAGCAAGCTCAGAGCGTCTCGGTTTTTTCTCCAGCATAACGGAGAGGGCTGCTACGCCACCCGCAAACCAATAAACGATCTTGTGGTCCTTGGATGCAACTTTTCTGTGGGCACATATGAAAGCCTATTTGCAAATGTGACATAAGTATTTAGGAACGCTTTAGGATGTGTGAAAAAAGAGTCAAAACCAAGCTACCTGAAAAATCCCGACAAAAGCAGACAAGAAGGAAGTTGATCTAACTGAATCTCGGATTGAATGCCAAGATGTCCGGTAAGGAGAAGCCATGAACTGAAAGTGTACCATAGCATCATCAGAAGATACATCTTATTATGTCTGACCAAAGCATAAACCAATAGGATTCTGAAAAGCTATACCCTTTGTAGGTTCAGAACAACATATGGGACGAAAGTCAGGGAGAAGTACAATGGGAAAGTTTTCTTGAATGTAGCTGACATTGCGTTAGCATTTTGGGCCAGACACGAGTTAGTGTTTGGATGAATAGCTGAACAAGGGATGATGGAAGCAAACTCTTCCACCTTCACGTCACTGGCTTCGTTTTTACTAGAAATATAGGCTGATAAGGAAGCTACATCGATCGGACCACCTCTGCAGCATTCTCTTACAGCCTGGTAGACAGGCCTTGCAACTGGTCCTGTCTTCTGAATAAATTCTCTATATGATTTTGGCAAGGTTTCAGGTCGCATTATAAAGGCATACATAACCTGCACCACGCATCAATCAGAATACGATAAACAGAGCATTTCTTTTCCACACTAAAACAAGTCACATTG includes these proteins:
- the LOC130505113 gene encoding ankyrin repeat-containing protein BDA1-like isoform X2, yielding MLRSQMSKGVFCNRIINRDGPSWSEEHVVAGKFPRQRSSVYDLDKEGFTPLHAAAGAGQVETVRAILGIDKKFCRLKGRDGKTPLHVAAMRGKTDVIREIVSTCVDCVEDETVQGQTALHLAVMHQETGAVIAIVELITETNRIEVLYKKDEQGNTALHLATWRKNRQVIEVLVEAIPEESRTFEVNAMNKMCLSSLDLLVMFPSEAGDREIYEKLTEAGAQRGGTTNVQRTTSSTSTCQERAQSHKDLVKYFTFKKHRDSPSEARSALLVVASLVATATFQASLTPPGGTWQDSYTPEVSKNTTTNTPAQQAHIAGQSIMGTFNGIAFTLFVFFNTIGFSVSLSMLNILTLGFPLRFQLQICMMAMYFSHNTAMTSVAPDHVKLYCVLITSILAAATPSLMRLLEKPMGILCQLWDSMLQKISCQ
- the LOC130505113 gene encoding ankyrin repeat-containing protein At2g01680-like isoform X1, coding for MDHHGNIQTNIICSLSLCLLCIITKMDAFETHQPIEILTDPLYNPFNSRSEEHVVAGKFPRQRSSVYDLDKEGFTPLHAAAGAGQVETVRAILGIDKKFCRLKGRDGKTPLHVAAMRGKTDVIREIVSTCVDCVEDETVQGQTALHLAVMHQETGAVIAIVELITETNRIEVLYKKDEQGNTALHLATWRKNRQVIEVLVEAIPEESRTFEVNAMNKMCLSSLDLLVMFPSEAGDREIYEKLTEAGAQRGGTTNVQRTTSSTSTCQERAQSHKDLVKYFTFKKHRDSPSEARSALLVVASLVATATFQASLTPPGGTWQDSYTPEVSKNTTTNTPAQQAHIAGQSIMGTFNGIAFTLFVFFNTIGFSVSLSMLNILTLGFPLRFQLQICMMAMYFSHNTAMTSVAPDHVKLYCVLITSILAAATPSLMRLLEKPMGILCQLWDSMLQKISCQ
- the LOC130505112 gene encoding uncharacterized protein LOC130505112, whose product is MPSSFSKPTPPSSPNSSPLLSRNPSEADLRLREAEERLREAMAELQRRQRSAARGYRCDHDADVSCVANAVGNLCQSFLLSYGVRVGIGILLRAFKLARGHSYSSLLDLKQLVSETDLIVREEACRIGLLFGGFTGSYHLLRCCLRKWRKKETPLNSVLAGSIAGLSVLALDDSNQRRTLALYLLARLGQAAYNSAKSKNKFHLWGSHWRHGDSLLFSLACSQVMYAFIMRPETLPKSYREFIQKTGPVARPVYQAVRECCRGGPIDVASLSAYISSKNEASDVKVEEFASIIPCSAIHPNTNSCLAQNANAMSATFKKTFPLYFSLTFVPYVVLNLQRFMASPYRTSWHSIRDSVRSTSFLSAFVGIFQAFICAHRKVASKDHKIVYWFAGGVAALSVMLEKKPRRSELALYVLPRAGDSLWEILVNRHVLPDIKNAEVALFCACMGGIMYYLEHEPDTLAPFLRGLIRRFLASQISNPSSKTRQTSSMYLQSALEKPEPSPESVEGENLKAEEKYNLEAIPGL